A region of Myxococcus stipitatus DSM 14675 DNA encodes the following proteins:
- a CDS encoding CapA family protein, which produces MLSSALLLVPLLFATAPHPVELVFGGDVIPHGEVKEVARLHARVGAVPPEGGVAPSLNNEGWDHIFGPIADVLRTADVGVLNLETPVTDNKKAVTRELLFNAPSAMARALAASGVKVVSTGNNHARDQLPAGLVETLRHLDAAGIRHTGTGATKEAAWEPVFVEARGMKVGFLSFTRWLNGFSNPKDGAAPHVAFVPYPVHRFHRGLTTEEVVEKVREVAGRCDALVVLVHWGTEYSDAPHPDDRKLGRELLEAGALAVVGHHPHVLQPLEGYSTADGRRGLIAYSLGNLVANQDRFYSHAEKGKGKAGDKRDSMLLRVTLLRPAPGGRVMLGDVAVLPVWIENNAVGRRRKEARNIQPVLIDREVEAVTERLAVLAAREGGLDKEGKAERGELERRLAGSQLRRERILRMLPAGFVVASSELRQRVPGGLVSGVAPESGAAAQAAP; this is translated from the coding sequence GTGCTTTCGTCCGCGCTGTTGCTCGTTCCCCTGCTGTTCGCCACGGCCCCTCATCCCGTCGAGTTGGTGTTCGGCGGGGATGTGATTCCGCATGGGGAGGTGAAGGAGGTCGCGCGGCTGCATGCGCGCGTGGGGGCGGTGCCGCCCGAGGGTGGGGTGGCGCCGTCGCTGAACAACGAGGGGTGGGACCACATCTTCGGGCCCATCGCGGACGTGCTGCGCACGGCGGACGTGGGCGTGTTGAACCTGGAGACGCCCGTCACGGACAACAAGAAGGCGGTGACGCGGGAGCTGTTGTTCAACGCGCCGTCGGCGATGGCGCGGGCGTTGGCGGCGTCAGGGGTGAAGGTGGTGTCGACGGGGAACAACCACGCGAGGGACCAGTTGCCCGCGGGGTTGGTGGAGACGCTGCGGCACCTGGACGCGGCGGGCATCCGTCACACGGGGACGGGGGCGACGAAGGAGGCGGCGTGGGAGCCGGTGTTCGTGGAGGCGCGGGGGATGAAGGTGGGGTTCCTGTCCTTCACGCGGTGGCTGAATGGGTTCAGCAATCCGAAGGACGGGGCGGCGCCGCACGTGGCGTTCGTGCCGTATCCGGTGCACCGGTTCCACCGCGGGCTGACGACGGAGGAGGTGGTGGAGAAGGTCCGGGAGGTGGCGGGGAGGTGTGATGCGTTGGTGGTGTTGGTGCATTGGGGGACGGAGTACAGCGACGCGCCGCACCCGGATGACCGGAAGTTGGGGAGGGAGTTGTTGGAGGCGGGGGCGTTGGCGGTGGTGGGGCATCACCCGCATGTGTTGCAGCCGCTGGAGGGGTACAGCACGGCGGATGGGCGGCGGGGGTTGATTGCGTATTCGTTGGGGAACCTGGTGGCGAACCAGGACCGGTTCTACAGCCATGCGGAGAAGGGGAAGGGGAAGGCGGGGGACAAGCGGGACTCGATGTTGTTGAGGGTGACGCTGCTGCGGCCGGCGCCAGGGGGGCGGGTGATGTTGGGGGATGTGGCGGTGTTGCCGGTGTGGATTGAGAACAACGCGGTGGGGCGGAGGCGGAAGGAGGCTCGGAACATCCAGCCGGTGTTGATTGACCGGGAGGTGGAGGCGGTGACGGAGCGCCTGGCGGTGCTGGCGGCCCGCGAGGGCGGGTTGGACAAGGAGGGGAAGGCGGAGCGGGGGGAGTTGGAGCGGCGGCTGGCGGGGTCGCAGCTGCGGCGGGAGCGGATTCTGAGGATGTTGCCGGCGGGGTTCGTGGTGGCTTCGTCGGAGCTGCGGCAGCGGGTGCCGGGGGGGCTGGTGTCCGGGGTCGCGCCGGAGAGTGGGGCG
- a CDS encoding DUF4215 domain-containing protein, which translates to MKRLGWSVLACMALGACGGGMTPEEERLWGAAASETPVTSMDGLVNHADAVDPETSWWVLNPKRALGAPDGKGATMMEAFGSALVLDMGEGEPGWSALSVYYQGLTLPVQSHVDFLGEDGDVVAWGPLSLVELGPGTHVTLVPFDRPLMTYRYVRLWGASLSMYQVDAVSTLPSLPSLCGDGRIAGNETCDDGNILPGDGCSLLCQQEPGFRCTGEPSVCRDIDECTDGTDTCSAAEVCVNLPGSYLCMPACLPPRLMCGGACVDVLSNNSHCGACGNACGEGKTCTLGVCTTPVCLPPRMTCGGECVDVLSNNAHCGTCGNACGTGTTCTAGVCGAAKKLQVTMTWSRNGNGDLLVLTPSGKLISFANRWPGPLTDFGQLDVDDQLGKGPENIFWAENTTPPVGDYRVCAAVTGFIPYVTPQDPVSVGVRIRRNGLPDVELSKTFTAPQFLQPCTPESPTNVGPFNLP; encoded by the coding sequence ATGAAGCGACTGGGCTGGAGTGTGCTGGCGTGTATGGCGTTGGGGGCGTGTGGTGGCGGGATGACGCCGGAGGAGGAGCGTCTGTGGGGGGCGGCGGCGAGCGAGACGCCGGTGACGTCGATGGATGGACTGGTGAACCACGCGGACGCGGTGGACCCGGAGACGTCGTGGTGGGTGCTCAACCCCAAGCGCGCGCTGGGAGCACCGGACGGGAAGGGCGCGACGATGATGGAGGCGTTCGGCTCGGCCCTGGTGCTGGACATGGGGGAGGGGGAGCCGGGGTGGTCGGCGCTGTCTGTGTATTACCAAGGGCTGACGTTGCCGGTGCAGTCGCACGTGGACTTCCTCGGGGAAGACGGCGACGTGGTGGCCTGGGGGCCGCTGAGCCTGGTGGAGTTGGGGCCGGGGACCCATGTGACGCTGGTCCCCTTCGACCGCCCGCTGATGACGTATCGCTATGTGAGGCTGTGGGGGGCGTCGCTCTCCATGTATCAAGTGGACGCGGTGTCGACGCTGCCGTCGCTGCCGTCGCTCTGCGGAGACGGGCGGATTGCCGGCAACGAGACCTGTGACGACGGGAACATCCTCCCGGGGGATGGGTGCAGCCTCCTGTGTCAGCAGGAGCCCGGCTTCCGCTGCACGGGGGAGCCGAGCGTCTGCCGGGACATCGACGAGTGCACCGATGGGACGGACACGTGTTCCGCCGCCGAGGTCTGCGTCAACCTCCCCGGGAGCTACCTCTGCATGCCGGCGTGTCTGCCGCCTCGGCTGATGTGCGGTGGGGCCTGCGTGGACGTGCTGTCGAACAACAGCCACTGCGGCGCGTGTGGAAACGCCTGCGGCGAGGGCAAGACGTGCACGCTGGGCGTGTGCACGACGCCCGTGTGTCTGCCGCCCCGGATGACGTGCGGCGGGGAGTGCGTGGACGTCCTGTCGAACAACGCCCACTGCGGCACGTGTGGAAACGCCTGTGGCACGGGCACGACGTGTACGGCGGGCGTGTGTGGCGCGGCGAAGAAGCTCCAGGTCACCATGACGTGGAGCCGCAACGGGAATGGAGACCTGCTGGTCCTCACGCCCTCCGGCAAGCTCATCTCCTTCGCGAACCGCTGGCCCGGGCCGCTGACGGACTTCGGCCAGCTCGACGTGGATGACCAACTGGGCAAGGGCCCCGAGAACATCTTCTGGGCGGAGAACACGACGCCGCCCGTGGGCGACTACCGCGTCTGCGCGGCGGTGACGGGCTTCATCCCGTATGTGACGCCGCAGGACCCCGTCAGCGTCGGCGTCCGCATCCGACGCAACGGCCTGCCGGACGTCGAGCTCTCAAAGACATTCACGGCGCCTCAATTCCTGCAGCCGTGCACCCCCGAGAGCCCCACCAACGTCGGGCCCTTCAACCTGCCCTGA
- a CDS encoding VOC family protein has product MKLNHIDLQVPDVQRTAAFFERYFGFEHTSNRASPAIAILEDGAGLVLVLQRLKRPEEKYPEGFHVGFLVDAVETVLAFHARALADGLEVSEVIRNNRGTMVYCQAPGAVLVEVNARPVRARDSVGVGRVD; this is encoded by the coding sequence ATGAAGCTGAATCACATCGACTTGCAGGTCCCCGACGTGCAGCGCACCGCGGCGTTCTTCGAGCGCTACTTCGGGTTCGAGCACACGAGCAATCGCGCCTCGCCGGCCATCGCCATCCTGGAGGACGGGGCGGGGCTGGTGCTGGTGCTGCAGCGGCTCAAGCGCCCCGAGGAGAAGTACCCGGAGGGCTTCCACGTGGGCTTCCTGGTGGACGCCGTGGAGACGGTGCTGGCGTTCCACGCGAGGGCGCTGGCGGACGGGCTGGAGGTCTCCGAGGTGATTCGAAACAACCGGGGGACGATGGTGTACTGCCAGGCGCCGGGGGCGGTGCTGGTGGAGGTGAATGCGCGACCCGTGCGCGCCAGGGATTCGGTGGGGGTGGGACGAGTCGACTAA
- a CDS encoding EGF domain-containing protein — protein sequence MKVHRSVSVARWLSAVLSFVVVNACGAVPEGEELPPEAEAAEQQVRMAPDPYADEVVQGGIILVGSPESAIGPPDGNTANFLGLLGGSLLLDMGAGEEGNGPLRIYYRGLSLSVVAEVEFLRADMGVITATQVSLIDLGLGIHSAMVPYHRGVPYRYVRLRSALLSLYQVDAIEATSLANSAVCGDGQVGTGEQCDDANRAAGDGCSPLCVIEPGYQCQGQPSQCVDVNECTNGTAQCSPNANCTNTPGSYTCTCRPGYWGDGRTCTDIDECANGTANCPPGTQCVNTPGSYQCSPVSCPPPTTRCGQVCVDTSCDANNCGGCGNVCGPGQTCTGGVCSGGGGHGKLQITAMWGRNGDADLVVRTPTGKFIYYDNRGPGPSTDYGELDQDASSGLGPENIIWREGYIPPTGVYDICLKAANFSPPPSAANPLNYTVTVKRFSLPDRVFTGVITCPDVGAECHPNHPAYIGSVGYPNALEE from the coding sequence ATGAAGGTCCATCGAAGTGTCTCAGTGGCACGTTGGTTGAGCGCGGTCCTGTCCTTCGTCGTGGTGAATGCATGCGGAGCGGTACCCGAGGGTGAAGAGCTCCCTCCCGAGGCGGAAGCAGCAGAGCAGCAAGTCAGGATGGCTCCTGACCCGTACGCGGACGAAGTGGTGCAGGGAGGCATCATCCTGGTGGGCAGCCCGGAGAGCGCCATTGGCCCTCCGGATGGGAACACGGCCAACTTCCTGGGACTCCTGGGTGGCTCGCTGTTGTTGGACATGGGTGCCGGAGAAGAAGGCAACGGCCCCCTGCGCATCTACTACCGGGGCCTGTCCCTGTCGGTGGTGGCGGAGGTGGAGTTCCTGCGCGCGGACATGGGTGTCATCACCGCGACGCAGGTGAGCCTCATCGACCTGGGTCTGGGGATTCACTCCGCGATGGTGCCCTACCACCGCGGCGTCCCCTACCGGTACGTGCGCCTGCGCAGCGCGCTGCTCTCGCTCTACCAGGTGGATGCCATCGAGGCGACCAGCCTGGCGAACTCCGCCGTGTGCGGCGACGGCCAGGTGGGCACGGGTGAGCAGTGCGACGACGCCAACCGCGCGGCCGGTGACGGATGCAGTCCATTATGCGTCATTGAGCCTGGCTATCAATGCCAGGGCCAGCCCAGCCAGTGTGTGGATGTGAATGAGTGCACCAACGGCACGGCGCAGTGTTCGCCGAACGCCAACTGCACGAACACCCCCGGGAGCTACACCTGCACCTGCAGGCCCGGGTACTGGGGCGATGGGCGGACGTGTACGGACATCGACGAGTGTGCGAACGGGACGGCGAACTGTCCTCCGGGGACGCAGTGTGTGAATACACCGGGGAGCTACCAGTGCTCGCCGGTGAGCTGCCCCCCGCCCACGACCCGGTGTGGTCAGGTCTGTGTGGACACGTCTTGTGATGCGAACAACTGCGGTGGCTGTGGCAATGTCTGTGGTCCAGGCCAGACGTGCACGGGTGGTGTGTGCTCGGGTGGTGGTGGCCACGGGAAGCTGCAGATCACGGCGATGTGGGGCCGCAATGGAGATGCGGACCTGGTGGTCCGGACTCCGACGGGGAAGTTCATCTACTACGACAATCGTGGGCCGGGGCCGAGCACCGACTACGGCGAGCTGGACCAGGATGCGTCGAGTGGATTGGGGCCGGAGAACATCATCTGGCGGGAGGGCTACATCCCGCCGACGGGTGTGTATGACATCTGCCTCAAGGCGGCGAACTTCTCGCCTCCTCCGAGCGCGGCGAACCCGCTGAACTACACGGTGACGGTGAAGCGCTTCAGCTTACCAGACCGCGTCTTCACGGGGGTCATCACCTGCCCGGATGTAGGGGCGGAGTGTCACCCGAATCATCCCGCGTACATCGGGTCGGTGGGCTACCCGAACGCGCTGGAGGAGTAG